A window of Pseudodesulfovibrio hydrargyri contains these coding sequences:
- a CDS encoding cytidine deaminase, with product MPDIPELIRLAVAARDRAYAPYSNHPVGAALVTDAGGVYTGCNVENAAYPLGSCAEQSAISAMVLGGGGTIRELVVVGPGDTPCTPCGGCRQRIREFAGPGTKVHICNERGVLLTMTLDELLPESFGPKNLNQR from the coding sequence ATGCCCGACATTCCTGAACTCATCCGTTTGGCCGTCGCGGCCCGCGACCGGGCCTACGCCCCGTACTCCAACCACCCTGTGGGCGCGGCCCTGGTCACGGACGCGGGCGGGGTGTACACCGGCTGCAACGTGGAGAACGCGGCCTATCCGCTGGGCAGTTGCGCCGAGCAGTCGGCCATCTCCGCCATGGTCCTGGGCGGAGGCGGAACCATCCGCGAACTGGTGGTGGTCGGCCCCGGCGACACGCCATGCACCCCGTGCGGCGGCTGCCGCCAGCGCATCCGCGAATTCGCCGGACCGGGCACCAAGGTTCATATCTGCAACGAACGCGGGGTCCTGCTGACCATGACCCTGGACGAACTGCTGCCCGAGTCCTTCGGGCCGAAAAACCTTAACCAACGGTGA
- a CDS encoding ABC transporter permease — protein MAQSKLPGWVNAGLIPALNLLTAFLVSGLVILAMGQDPVKAFGHLVYGAFGYGEAIGYTLYYATNFIFTGLAVAVAFHCYLFNIGGEGQAYLGGLGIGLVCLYLGDLPFWAVLPLTVLGGALFGAAWAAIPAYLQAKRGSHIVITTIMFNFIGSSVMTFLLVNWLKRPGSQLPETSPFPESAWMPKLHELAGSLGIEMAHSPANLALVIALLCCVGVWLFIWHTRWGYEIRAVGRNPDAAVYSGISPARAIMVSMLLSGALAGLMGVNELMGEQHRVVINFTNGCGFVGIAIALMGRNHPAGIVLASLLMGALFQGGAELAFEMPAITRDMIWTIQGLVILFTGALEHLYRHRLERIFPRKEAPA, from the coding sequence ATGGCGCAGTCCAAGCTCCCCGGCTGGGTCAATGCGGGGCTGATCCCGGCGCTGAACCTGCTGACCGCCTTCCTGGTCTCGGGCCTGGTCATCCTGGCCATGGGCCAGGACCCGGTCAAGGCGTTCGGCCACCTGGTCTACGGGGCCTTCGGCTACGGCGAGGCCATCGGCTACACCCTGTACTACGCCACCAATTTCATCTTCACCGGCCTGGCCGTGGCCGTGGCCTTCCACTGCTACCTGTTCAACATCGGCGGCGAGGGCCAGGCATACCTCGGCGGCCTGGGCATCGGGTTGGTCTGCCTGTACCTGGGCGACCTGCCGTTCTGGGCCGTCCTGCCCCTGACCGTGCTCGGCGGGGCCCTGTTCGGCGCGGCCTGGGCGGCCATTCCGGCCTACCTCCAGGCCAAACGCGGCTCGCACATCGTCATCACCACGATCATGTTCAACTTCATCGGCTCGTCGGTCATGACCTTCCTGCTGGTGAACTGGCTCAAGCGGCCCGGCTCCCAGCTGCCCGAGACATCGCCCTTCCCGGAGTCCGCGTGGATGCCCAAGCTGCACGAGCTGGCCGGATCGCTCGGCATCGAGATGGCCCATTCGCCCGCCAACCTGGCCCTGGTCATCGCCCTGCTCTGCTGCGTGGGCGTCTGGCTGTTCATCTGGCACACCCGCTGGGGCTACGAGATCCGGGCCGTGGGCCGCAACCCGGATGCGGCCGTGTACAGCGGCATCTCCCCGGCCAGGGCGATCATGGTCTCCATGCTCCTGTCCGGGGCGCTGGCCGGGCTCATGGGCGTGAACGAGCTCATGGGCGAACAGCACCGGGTGGTCATCAACTTCACCAACGGATGCGGGTTCGTGGGCATCGCCATAGCGCTCATGGGCCGCAACCACCCGGCGGGCATCGTGCTCGCCTCCCTGCTCATGGGCGCGCTGTTTCAGGGCGGGGCCGAGCTGGCCTTCGAGATGCCGGCCATCACCCGGGACATGATCTGGACCATCCAGGGGCTGGTCATCCTGTTCACCGGCGCCCTGGAACATCTGTACCGGCACCGGCTGGAGCGCATCTTCCCGCGCAAGGAGGCCCCGGCATGA
- the deoA gene encoding thymidine phosphorylase, which yields MTFIPQEIIRRKRDGLELSESDIRAMVRGVTDGSASEGQVAAFAMAVFFRGMTLAERIRLTEAMRDSGRVLDWPSLGIARGVADKHSTGGVGDKVSLILGPLAAACGAFVPMISGRGLGHTGGTLDKFDAIPGYDTAPDLETFAKVVREAGCAIIGQTADLAPADRRLYAVRDVTATVESLDLITASILSKKLAAGLQGLIMDVKFGSGAFMEDFDDARALAESIVTVATGAGVPTTALLTDMNEVLGDTVGNAVEVCEAVRFLTGVSREPRLAEVTLACTGELLMLAGVAEDMADASRKMETALASGAAAERFERMVAGLGGPTDFLERSGEYLDIAPVKRPVHPDRPGFITAMDSRGVGMALVAMGGGRTRADQAIDHGVGMTGFARIGDAVGPNNPLCTVRARDEVQADMAAERIRAAVTIGDAPPVPRPVVRERITVRNAEENV from the coding sequence ATGACGTTCATACCGCAGGAGATCATTCGCAGGAAGCGGGACGGGCTGGAATTGTCCGAGTCCGACATCCGGGCCATGGTCCGGGGCGTCACGGACGGCTCGGCGAGCGAGGGCCAGGTGGCGGCGTTCGCCATGGCCGTCTTTTTCCGGGGCATGACCCTGGCCGAGCGCATCCGGCTGACCGAGGCCATGCGCGACTCGGGGAGGGTGCTGGACTGGCCTTCGCTTGGCATTGCGCGCGGCGTGGCGGACAAACACTCGACCGGCGGCGTGGGCGACAAGGTCAGCCTGATCCTGGGACCCCTGGCGGCTGCGTGCGGAGCGTTCGTGCCGATGATCTCCGGGCGCGGCCTGGGGCACACGGGCGGCACGCTGGACAAATTCGACGCCATTCCGGGGTATGACACCGCGCCGGATCTGGAGACCTTCGCCAAAGTGGTCCGGGAAGCGGGCTGCGCCATCATCGGGCAGACGGCGGACCTGGCCCCGGCCGACCGGCGGCTGTACGCGGTGCGCGACGTGACCGCCACGGTGGAGTCCCTGGACCTGATCACGGCCTCGATCCTGTCCAAGAAGCTGGCCGCCGGATTGCAGGGGCTGATCATGGACGTGAAATTCGGCAGCGGCGCGTTCATGGAGGATTTCGATGACGCGCGGGCGTTGGCCGAGTCCATCGTGACCGTGGCCACGGGAGCGGGCGTGCCGACCACGGCCCTGCTCACGGACATGAACGAGGTCCTGGGCGACACCGTGGGCAACGCGGTGGAGGTCTGCGAGGCCGTGCGTTTCCTGACCGGCGTAAGCCGCGAGCCGAGATTGGCCGAGGTCACCCTGGCCTGCACCGGCGAACTGCTGATGTTGGCGGGCGTGGCCGAAGACATGGCCGACGCCTCGCGCAAAATGGAGACGGCCCTGGCCAGCGGCGCGGCGGCCGAACGGTTCGAACGCATGGTCGCCGGGCTGGGCGGGCCTACGGATTTTCTGGAACGGTCGGGCGAATACCTCGACATCGCGCCCGTGAAGCGGCCCGTGCATCCGGACAGGCCGGGCTTCATCACGGCCATGGACAGCCGGGGAGTGGGCATGGCCCTGGTGGCCATGGGCGGCGGGCGCACCCGCGCGGACCAGGCCATCGACCACGGTGTTGGCATGACCGGATTCGCCCGCATCGGCGACGCGGTCGGCCCCAACAACCCCCTGTGCACGGTCCGCGCCCGCGACGAGGTCCAGGCCGACATGGCCGCCGAACGCATCCGCGCGGCCGTGACCATCGGCGACGCCCCTCCGGTACCCCGCCCGGTGGTCCGCGAACGAATCACCGTCCGGAACGCCGAGGAGAACGTCTGA
- a CDS encoding ABC transporter ATP-binding protein: protein MGSSPDHAAPPAVELLELNKSFGPVRANRDVSMAVAKGTIHGIVGENGAGKSTLMGMLYGFYQADSGRIRINGRDVRITSPAQAIGQGIGMVHQHFMLVEPFTVLENVILGAEEGGLIKTSLRHARRELERLGREYGLEVDPDAVVGDLPVGLQQRVEILKALYRGAEILILDEPTGVLTPQEASRLFAMLDTLRGQGRTVILITHKLREIMAATDTVSIMRRGAMVAHRRTSETSKEELAELMVGRKVLLRVDKTEATPGAPLLELDKVNYRNAAGVHRLKDVSLTLRRGEILGVAGVSGNGQSALLEVLAGVAAPSSGTIRFKGEVIAGQGKRTDPQGMHRLGVGHVAEDRHRTAMIMDFTAAENMILGYHSGRDVNGRILMDQAKVRDLCREYMDRFDVRPSNPDLPATGFSGGNQQKLVLAREMERDPDLLLVGQPTRGVDIGAIEFIHNRLIELRDRGKGVLLVSVELDEILSLADRIVVMFDGRIVGEMAAKGANECALGLLMAGCAGTPDSGEAA, encoded by the coding sequence ATGGGCTCCTCTCCCGACCATGCGGCCCCCCCGGCGGTCGAACTCCTCGAGCTGAACAAGTCCTTCGGGCCGGTACGGGCCAACCGGGACGTGTCCATGGCCGTGGCCAAGGGCACCATCCACGGCATCGTGGGCGAGAACGGGGCGGGCAAGTCCACGCTCATGGGCATGCTCTACGGCTTTTACCAGGCGGACAGCGGACGCATCCGCATCAACGGCCGGGACGTGAGGATCACCAGCCCGGCCCAGGCCATCGGCCAGGGCATCGGCATGGTTCATCAGCACTTCATGCTGGTGGAACCGTTCACGGTGCTCGAAAACGTCATCCTCGGGGCCGAGGAAGGCGGACTGATAAAAACCTCCCTGCGCCACGCCCGGCGGGAACTTGAGCGGCTCGGCCGTGAGTACGGCCTGGAGGTGGACCCGGACGCGGTGGTCGGCGACCTGCCTGTGGGGCTGCAACAGCGCGTGGAGATTCTCAAGGCCCTGTATCGCGGGGCCGAAATCCTGATCCTGGACGAGCCCACGGGCGTGCTCACGCCCCAGGAGGCGAGCCGCCTGTTCGCCATGCTCGACACCCTGCGCGGCCAGGGGCGCACGGTCATCCTGATCACCCACAAGCTGCGCGAGATCATGGCCGCCACCGACACCGTGTCCATCATGCGGCGCGGAGCCATGGTCGCCCACCGCAGGACCTCGGAGACGAGCAAGGAGGAGCTGGCCGAGCTCATGGTCGGCCGCAAGGTCCTGCTCCGGGTGGACAAGACCGAGGCCACGCCCGGCGCCCCCCTCCTGGAACTGGACAAGGTCAATTACCGCAACGCGGCGGGCGTGCACCGGCTCAAGGACGTCTCCCTGACCCTCAGGCGGGGCGAAATCCTCGGCGTGGCCGGGGTCTCGGGCAACGGCCAGTCCGCGCTGCTGGAGGTCCTGGCCGGGGTGGCCGCGCCGTCCTCCGGGACCATCCGGTTCAAGGGCGAGGTCATCGCCGGGCAGGGAAAACGCACCGATCCGCAGGGCATGCACCGGCTGGGCGTGGGGCATGTGGCCGAAGACCGCCACCGCACGGCCATGATCATGGATTTCACCGCGGCCGAGAACATGATCCTCGGCTACCACAGCGGACGCGACGTGAACGGCAGGATACTCATGGACCAGGCCAAGGTCCGCGACCTGTGCCGCGAGTACATGGACCGGTTCGACGTGCGCCCGTCCAACCCGGACCTCCCGGCCACGGGCTTTTCCGGGGGCAACCAGCAGAAGCTCGTCCTGGCCCGGGAGATGGAACGCGACCCGGACCTGTTGCTGGTGGGCCAGCCCACTCGCGGGGTGGACATCGGGGCCATCGAGTTCATCCACAACCGCCTCATCGAGTTGCGCGACCGGGGCAAGGGCGTGCTCCTGGTCTCGGTGGAGCTGGATGAGATATTGTCGCTGGCCGACCGCATCGTGGTCATGTTCGACGGGCGCATCGTGGGCGAGATGGCCGCGAAAGGCGCAAACGAATGCGCCCTGGGCCTGCTCATGGCGGGCTGCGCCGGGACGCCGGACAGTGGGGAGGCGGCGTAG
- a CDS encoding chloramphenicol acetyltransferase, with product MKTLDLHDWPRKSLYDYFRTLPSPHFSLTADVDVTALITKAKPRGIAPFSAVLYAVMRAANRIPEFRQRLDGPDVVEFDTVHPAPTVPIDGDRFAFCYFDYADRWPDFDHACARAIETGKQQTELKDDAAHRLDLVFTTCLPWLHFTSMHHPVQGPDDSFPRVAWGKFTEQNGRWTMPVNLQVHHALADGLHAGRFYQYMQETLDGFE from the coding sequence ATGAAGACACTCGACCTGCACGACTGGCCCCGAAAGAGCCTGTACGACTATTTCCGGACCCTGCCCTCGCCCCATTTCTCCCTGACCGCCGACGTGGACGTGACCGCGCTCATCACCAAGGCCAAGCCGCGCGGCATCGCCCCGTTCAGCGCCGTGCTCTACGCGGTCATGCGCGCCGCCAACCGCATCCCCGAGTTCCGCCAGCGGCTCGACGGCCCGGACGTGGTCGAGTTCGACACCGTCCACCCCGCGCCCACCGTGCCCATCGACGGTGACCGCTTCGCCTTCTGCTATTTCGACTACGCCGACCGCTGGCCCGACTTCGACCACGCCTGCGCCCGGGCCATCGAAACGGGCAAGCAACAGACCGAACTCAAGGACGATGCCGCCCACCGCCTGGACCTCGTCTTCACCACCTGCCTGCCCTGGCTGCACTTCACCTCCATGCACCACCCGGTCCAGGGACCCGACGACTCCTTCCCCCGCGTCGCCTGGGGTAAATTCACCGAACAGAACGGCCGCTGGACCATGCCCGTCAACCTCCAGGTCCACCACGCCCTGGCCGACGGCCTGCACGCCGGACGGTTCTACCAGTACATGCAGGAGACCCTGGACGGGTTCGAGTAG
- the deoC gene encoding deoxyribose-phosphate aldolase: MKDLKTLTEEAAQVRADEAYALRALTSMDLTSLGENDTDETIRDLCSRAVTPKGHVAAVCVYDKFVPLALNELRGTGVRVATVCNFPHGLPDAAKAVAEAKAQVAVGAQEVDVVLPYKRYKAGHRDQAITLLQQVREVCGETVLLKVILETSQLQSLKIIGEASRDAIEAGADFIKTSTGKVPGGATLDAAAVMLEAIREMTPKVKRPLGFKPSGGLRSVADAAGYLYLADQIMGQGWATPQTLRFGASGLLNDVKNHLGL; the protein is encoded by the coding sequence ATGAAAGATTTGAAGACATTGACGGAAGAGGCCGCACAGGTCCGAGCCGACGAGGCGTACGCCCTGCGCGCCCTGACCTCCATGGACCTGACCTCGCTGGGCGAGAACGACACCGACGAGACGATCCGCGACCTGTGCTCGCGCGCGGTCACACCCAAGGGACATGTGGCGGCGGTCTGCGTATACGACAAATTCGTGCCCCTGGCCCTGAACGAACTCCGGGGAACCGGGGTGCGCGTGGCCACGGTCTGCAACTTCCCGCACGGGTTGCCCGACGCGGCCAAGGCCGTGGCCGAGGCCAAGGCGCAGGTGGCGGTCGGGGCCCAGGAGGTGGACGTGGTCCTGCCCTACAAGCGGTACAAGGCGGGGCACCGCGACCAGGCCATCACCCTGCTGCAACAGGTGCGGGAGGTCTGCGGCGAAACGGTCCTGCTCAAGGTCATCCTGGAAACGAGCCAGTTGCAGTCGCTCAAGATCATCGGCGAGGCCAGCCGGGACGCCATCGAAGCGGGCGCGGACTTCATCAAGACGTCCACGGGCAAGGTGCCGGGCGGGGCCACCCTGGACGCGGCGGCGGTCATGCTCGAGGCGATCCGCGAGATGACCCCCAAGGTCAAGCGCCCCCTCGGCTTCAAGCCGTCCGGCGGCCTCAGGAGCGTGGCCGACGCGGCGGGCTACCTCTATCTCGCGGACCAGATCATGGGCCAGGGCTGGGCCACCCCGCAGACCCTGCGCTTCGGCGCGTCCGGCCTGCTCAACGACGTAAAAAACCACCTCGGCCTCTAA
- a CDS encoding BMP family lipoprotein, producing MFRKLMIPAVVALVLALFTGNALALDPAVIYDLGGKFDKSFNQAAHMGAEKFSQETGIRYRDFEPTNESQYEQALRRFATKGSDLIVVVGFSFASALEKIAPEFPDTKFVIIDMVVTQPNVQSVVFKEHEGSFLVGMIAAMKTRTGKIGFVGGMDVPLIRKFALGYKEGAQYVNKDIRIFENMTGTTPAAWGDPIKAGELARSQFDRGADVVFTAAGGSGMGVLQAAADAKKFSIGVDSNQNYIHPGSVLTSMVKRVDLAVYQAMQDMRNGDWQPGLKVLGLAEGGVGYALDKYNEALITPEMKARVDQAKVDIISGKIMVTNYFDIMDR from the coding sequence ATGTTCCGCAAGCTGATGATACCCGCCGTGGTTGCCTTGGTTCTGGCGCTTTTCACAGGCAACGCGCTGGCCCTGGACCCGGCCGTGATCTACGACCTGGGCGGCAAATTCGACAAGTCCTTCAACCAGGCCGCGCACATGGGGGCCGAGAAGTTTTCGCAGGAGACCGGCATCAGGTACCGGGACTTCGAGCCGACCAACGAATCCCAGTACGAGCAGGCGTTGCGGCGGTTCGCGACCAAGGGCAGCGACCTGATCGTGGTGGTCGGGTTCTCGTTCGCCTCGGCATTGGAGAAGATCGCCCCGGAGTTCCCGGACACCAAATTCGTGATCATCGACATGGTCGTGACCCAGCCCAACGTGCAGTCCGTGGTCTTCAAGGAGCATGAGGGGTCCTTTTTGGTGGGCATGATCGCAGCCATGAAGACGCGGACCGGCAAGATAGGCTTCGTGGGCGGCATGGACGTGCCGCTGATCCGCAAGTTCGCCCTCGGGTACAAGGAGGGCGCGCAATACGTGAACAAGGACATCCGGATTTTCGAGAACATGACCGGGACCACCCCGGCGGCCTGGGGCGACCCGATCAAGGCGGGCGAGCTGGCCCGCTCCCAGTTCGACCGGGGCGCGGACGTGGTCTTCACCGCGGCGGGCGGGTCCGGCATGGGCGTGCTCCAGGCCGCGGCCGACGCCAAGAAGTTCTCCATCGGCGTGGACTCCAACCAGAACTATATCCATCCCGGTAGCGTGCTGACCTCCATGGTCAAGCGCGTGGACCTGGCCGTGTACCAGGCCATGCAGGACATGCGCAACGGCGACTGGCAGCCCGGCCTGAAGGTCCTGGGCCTGGCCGAGGGCGGAGTGGGCTACGCTCTGGACAAATACAATGAAGCCCTGATCACCCCGGAGATGAAGGCCAGGGTGGACCAGGCCAAGGTCGACATCATCTCGGGCAAGATCATGGTCACCAACTACTTCGACATCATGGACCGCTAG
- a CDS encoding phosphopentomutase produces the protein MPRAFILVLDSLGIGWAPDADQYGDAGADTLGHIAEACARGEADRDGLRTGPLALPCMASLGLGLAAQLATGTVPPNLKSPVLRGRFAAAREVSRGKDTPSGHWELAGVPVSFDWGLFPPDYPSFPRELTEAIIGQGDLPGILGNRAASGTEILKELGEEHMRSHKPICYTSADSVFQIAAHERTFGLDRLLRLCELVRELLSGYNIGRVIARPFVGEPGNFTRTANRRDYALEPPAPTLLDKLKDARREVVSVGKISDIFAHRGITKAVKGPDSATLFDLVETEAAHAPNGSLIFANFVEFDSEWGHRRDVAGYAAALEYIDARIAAFIPKLKPGDLAVITADHGCDPTWKGTDHTRECVPVLLFGPPVLPGSAGLRDTFADVGQTVAAHLGIEPLESGEVISLD, from the coding sequence ATGCCGCGCGCCTTCATCCTGGTCCTCGACTCGCTCGGCATCGGCTGGGCCCCGGACGCCGACCAATACGGCGACGCCGGGGCCGACACCCTGGGCCACATCGCCGAAGCCTGCGCGCGTGGCGAAGCGGATCGCGACGGGTTGCGCACAGGCCCTCTCGCCCTGCCCTGCATGGCCTCCCTCGGCCTGGGGCTGGCCGCCCAGCTGGCCACCGGAACCGTGCCGCCGAACCTCAAGTCGCCGGTCCTGCGCGGCCGGTTCGCGGCGGCCCGCGAGGTCAGCCGGGGCAAGGACACGCCCAGCGGCCACTGGGAACTGGCCGGAGTGCCCGTCTCCTTCGACTGGGGCCTGTTCCCGCCCGACTACCCGAGCTTTCCCAGGGAGTTGACCGAGGCCATCATCGGACAGGGCGATCTGCCCGGTATCCTCGGCAACCGCGCCGCCTCGGGCACCGAAATCCTCAAGGAGCTGGGCGAGGAACACATGCGCTCCCACAAGCCCATCTGCTACACCTCGGCCGATTCGGTCTTCCAAATCGCGGCCCACGAACGAACCTTCGGCCTGGACCGGCTGCTGCGGCTCTGCGAACTCGTACGCGAACTGCTGAGCGGCTACAACATCGGCCGGGTCATCGCCCGCCCGTTCGTCGGCGAGCCGGGCAACTTCACCCGCACCGCCAACCGCCGCGACTACGCCCTGGAACCGCCCGCGCCCACCCTCCTGGACAAGCTCAAGGACGCCAGGCGCGAGGTCGTCTCGGTCGGCAAGATCAGCGACATCTTCGCCCATCGCGGCATCACCAAGGCGGTCAAGGGGCCGGACTCGGCCACCCTCTTCGACCTCGTCGAGACCGAAGCCGCCCACGCCCCGAACGGATCCCTGATCTTCGCCAATTTCGTGGAGTTCGATTCCGAATGGGGACACCGCCGCGATGTGGCCGGATACGCCGCCGCCCTGGAATACATCGACGCCCGCATCGCCGCCTTCATCCCCAAGCTCAAGCCCGGCGACCTGGCCGTGATCACCGCCGACCACGGCTGCGATCCCACCTGGAAAGGCACGGACCACACCCGCGAATGCGTGCCCGTGCTCCTCTTCGGCCCCCCGGTCCTGCCCGGCTCCGCAGGCCTGCGCGACACCTTCGCCGACGTCGGCCAGACCGTGGCCGCGCACCTGGGCATCGAGCCGCTTGAGAGCGGGGAGGTCATTTCATTGGATTAG
- a CDS encoding ABC transporter permease — protein sequence MTDLWMQLLLTADATLRISTPLILAALAGLCSERAAVIDIGLEGKMLGGAFTAATVSYLTGSAWLGLVCAILACLLLALLHGFACITHRGNQVVSGMAINIVVAGLAPTLGHAIFHINGDTPPLPQGARFMALTLPGAEALRGVPVLGPIYAELVSGHTLLTYATFALIPCVSFMLYKTRFGLRLRAVGENPEAVDTAGISVAWLRYRAVLIAGALCGVAGASLSTALGASFIRDMTAGKGYLALAAMIFGKWRPGPTVTACLLFAFTDALQARLQGVSLPLVGEIPVQFIIMLPYVMTVILLAGFVGKVTAPKADGIPYVKER from the coding sequence ATGACCGACCTGTGGATGCAGCTGCTGCTCACGGCCGACGCCACCCTGCGCATCAGCACGCCGCTGATCCTGGCCGCCCTGGCCGGATTGTGTTCGGAACGGGCGGCGGTCATCGACATCGGCCTGGAGGGCAAGATGCTCGGCGGGGCGTTCACGGCGGCCACTGTCAGCTATCTGACCGGCTCGGCCTGGCTCGGGCTCGTCTGCGCCATCCTCGCCTGCCTTCTGCTCGCCCTGCTGCACGGGTTCGCCTGTATCACCCACCGGGGCAACCAAGTGGTCTCGGGCATGGCCATCAACATAGTGGTCGCCGGGCTGGCCCCGACGCTGGGGCACGCCATCTTCCACATCAACGGAGACACCCCGCCCCTGCCGCAAGGGGCGCGATTCATGGCCCTGACCCTGCCCGGCGCCGAGGCGTTGCGCGGGGTGCCGGTGCTGGGCCCGATCTACGCCGAGTTGGTCAGCGGCCACACCCTGCTGACCTACGCGACCTTCGCCCTGATTCCCTGCGTCTCCTTCATGCTTTACAAGACCCGGTTCGGGCTACGGCTGCGGGCCGTGGGCGAGAACCCGGAGGCCGTGGACACGGCGGGCATCTCGGTGGCCTGGCTGCGCTACCGGGCGGTGCTCATCGCGGGCGCGCTGTGCGGCGTGGCCGGGGCTTCCCTGTCCACCGCGCTGGGCGCGAGCTTCATCCGCGACATGACCGCGGGCAAGGGGTACCTGGCCCTGGCGGCCATGATCTTCGGCAAGTGGCGGCCCGGCCCGACCGTGACCGCCTGCCTGCTCTTCGCCTTCACCGACGCGCTCCAGGCCCGGCTGCAGGGTGTGTCCCTGCCCCTGGTGGGCGAGATACCCGTCCAGTTCATCATCATGCTGCCCTACGTCATGACCGTGATCCTGCTGGCCGGGTTCGTGGGCAAGGTGACGGCCCCCAAGGCGGACGGCATACCCTACGTCAAGGAGCGATAG
- a CDS encoding BMP family lipoprotein, with translation MPRSLIPALMILALALCSGTASAFKPALLYDQVGKSDRSFNEAAFRGAERFKKESGLSYQEFTPTNESQYAQAMQRFAARGYDPIIVVGFSYASVLEQIAPRFPDTRFVIVDMAVDQPNVQSVVFREHEGSFLVGMIAAMKTKTGKIGFVGGMDIPLIRKFALGYKEGAQYVNKDIRIFENMTGNTPAAWGDPIKAGELARSQFDRGADVIYQAAGSSGLGVLQAAADLHRFSIGTDANQNYMHPGSVLTSMVKRVDLAVFEALRDAGNGTWKPGTRLLGLAEGGVDYSLDQYNESLITPEMRARVDRAKADIIAGRIKVTNYFEIMDQ, from the coding sequence ATGCCCCGCTCGCTCATACCCGCCCTTATGATCCTGGCCCTGGCCCTGTGTTCCGGCACCGCGTCGGCCTTCAAGCCCGCCCTGCTCTATGACCAGGTGGGCAAGTCCGACAGGTCGTTCAACGAGGCCGCCTTCAGAGGCGCGGAACGATTCAAGAAGGAATCCGGCCTCTCGTACCAGGAGTTCACGCCGACCAACGAGTCCCAGTACGCCCAGGCCATGCAGCGCTTCGCGGCGCGCGGGTATGACCCGATCATCGTGGTCGGCTTCTCCTACGCCTCGGTCCTGGAGCAGATCGCCCCGCGCTTCCCGGACACCCGGTTCGTCATCGTGGACATGGCCGTGGACCAACCCAACGTGCAGTCCGTGGTCTTCAGGGAGCACGAGGGGTCGTTTCTGGTGGGCATGATCGCGGCCATGAAGACCAAGACCGGCAAGATCGGATTCGTGGGCGGCATGGACATCCCGCTGATCCGCAAGTTCGCCCTGGGCTATAAGGAGGGCGCGCAATACGTGAACAAGGACATCCGAATTTTCGAGAACATGACCGGGAACACCCCGGCGGCCTGGGGCGACCCGATCAAGGCGGGCGAGCTGGCCCGCTCCCAGTTCGACCGGGGCGCGGACGTGATCTACCAGGCGGCGGGCAGCTCCGGTCTGGGTGTGCTCCAGGCGGCCGCCGACCTGCACAGGTTCTCCATCGGCACGGACGCGAACCAGAACTACATGCATCCCGGCAGCGTGCTGACCTCCATGGTCAAGCGCGTGGACCTGGCCGTGTTCGAGGCCCTGCGCGACGCCGGGAACGGCACCTGGAAGCCGGGTACCCGCCTGCTCGGGCTGGCCGAGGGCGGGGTGGACTACTCGCTCGATCAATACAACGAGTCCCTGATCACCCCCGAGATGCGGGCGCGCGTGGATCGGGCCAAGGCGGATATCATCGCGGGCCGGATCAAAGTGACCAACTATTTCGAGATAATGGACCAGTAG